The genomic region aagactaatgaatcagacccccagaaaggataatctccttaaagatcaaaaatcagcttttaagactgatattactcaatccttgagattgaccttaaagagtgagaattcaaactcatggaattcaatgatatctaaactcgagcttgaacgagaaaatattttgatcaaaattacaaaccgatttgttttctgaaaacccatttttaatgcgttcattaccattgaacgtaaaatcctaagaattcattaggtcacctgaaccaaatcgggtgtcaactgtaagaacggtggttgcatagcatggtcgaagacaggaccttgtgccagaccgaaaaactatagggtgatctttactattgatcctacaaaggatagtaattgcatccgacacgttatagaccaaaattaaaagcatgtcacgggacattgcctcaacagttgcttcgctttcctttacaatcagacggtagtttaccgaaaggtaatatacggagcaagtatactggatgtgttactttcccaatacaaggttagcaagtgggtgacacaaaaccataagttttgagctaaaattttcaaatctgaaacccacaaaacccacaaaaatattttgcaaacaccggtgatgggttattccgaaaaatttatccagggtaaaagctagattaaattttcaaaagatcaaatgttttcataaagatccaatttcctaacggatctaaattttcatagtcatgtgggactataaaccacatcgttactatcattgttcataccgccgtattgaaatcactgatgtacaaagtgtgaagaataaagaagtgattctagtatattttttttttcaagactatattgcttgaggacaagcaacgttcaagtatgggaatatttgataatgctaaaaacgaacatatatttcatagcattatccctcaagaaagacaagcttttagttgcaattgtcctatttacaaatgatattcgtttaaataataaaaggtgaagataaaaggcagattcgacgaattgaagacgcaaacgatcaaaaagctaaaaagtacaaagtacaatcaaagaggttcaaattattgatgagaaacgtctcaaaagtacaagagtacgagccgcaaaacgcaaagttcaaattattaaatagtacaaaaggacgttcgaaaaatcggaactgggaccaaagtcaactctcaacgcgcgacgcaacggaccaaaaattacaagtcaaatgtgcacaataatataatataatatataattaattatatatattattatatattataattaaaagccgcccacgttttggatctttaatgtgagctgtatttcagacctccgcactcgcggagttctaaagagcaaaagctccgcactcgcagagctgcacagtaaattgtgggcctataaaagccatcgaattctgcacgaaaaaacacatctttttctaattcactctctatctctcaatatatatatttatatttataatttataattttaattttaatttaattttaataataagggtatgttagcgaatgttttaagtttgtaagtcgaaattctgtccgtgtaacgctacgctattattaatcattgtaaattatgttcaacctttttaaattaatgtctcgtagctaagttattattatgcttatttaatgcggaagtaatcatgatgttgggctaaatattaaatttgggtaattgggttttggaccataattggggtttagataaaagaacgacacttgtggaaattagactatgggctattaatgggttttatattaacttaacgatacctcgttaatttaatataaaggttataatttgacgtatctataaataaccacatacgcttaatcgggtacggtgggcgggatatctataaataccaataattgttcattttaccggacactgaaatgaattaataatcaatagactcattgaaacaggggtggattacattcaagggtaattggtgtaattgttaacaaagtagtaaaaccttagactacacgcagtcgataacctggtgtatttattaaacaaagtattaagaccttgttacaattcgaattcccaattagttggaatatttgacttcgggtataaggataatttgacgaagactctcgcactttatatttatgactgatgtactattatggacaaaaccgtatggacatatcgaataatccaggacaaaggacaattaacccatggtaataaactaaaattaacacgtcaaacatcatgattacggaagtttaaataagcataattcctttatttcatatttaattgcacttttaattatcgcactttaatttattgtcattttaattatcgtacttttaattatcgcactttaatttattgtcattttaattatcgtactttttaattatcgcaattttatttattgtcattttatttatcgcactttaatttatcacactttaattattgttatttactttacgctttaaattaagtcttttatatatttaatattttacattaggttttaactgcgacttaagtttttaaatcgacaaaccggtcattaaacggtaaaaatccccttttataataataataatacttcttatatttatatatatatatatatttatatacaaatatagtttttaaaaatatagcgttaaacttggctagttccctgtggacgaaccggacttactaaaaactatactactgtacgattaggtacactgcctataagtgttgtagcaaggtttaggtatatccactctataaataaataaataacttgtgtaaaattgtatcgtatttaatagtatttactagtaaaatattatagtatttagtaccccttctCTTTAACGTCAGGCATCCATCTCTATTCTAGTAAACGGGTCCCCGACTAACGAATTCCAACTTGGTAGGGGGTTCGTCAAGGAGATCCACTTTCTCCATTCTTGTTTATTTTGGCCGCGGAGGgactaaatattttgattaaagcCGCATCCGAAAAAAACCTATTCAAAGGCATTGAAGTGGGTAATGATAGAGTTCAAGTCACACACCTTCAATATGCCGATGACACCATCTTTCTTGGTCAATGGAGCCGAGAGAATGCTCGTAGCCTTCAAAATCTTCTTAAGTGCTTCGAATGGGCGTCAGGTTTAAAAGTCAATTTTCACAAAAGCTATATGTACGGTATTGGTGTTGAGCAGGATGATCTTGCCACGTTGGCTAATAGTTTTGGATGCCAAATGGGGTGTTTACCGTTTAAATATCTCGGGTTAACCATCGGGTCTAAAATGAATAAACAAACTGATTGGAAACCGGTTGTTGATAAAATAACATCTAGACTTTCGGATTGGAAAATGCGGACGATGTCATTTGGGGGGCGACTTGTTCTTATCAAATCGTTCTTAAGTAGTCTACCGTTGTATTTTTTTCTCGCTCTTTCATGCTCCCTCTAGTGTGATTAATCAAATTGAGTGTATTGGGCGTGTGTTTTTTTGGGGAGGGTCGGGTTCGGACTCTAAAATGTCGTGGGTTAAATGGGATCGTGTGATTTCTTCTTATGAGGGTGGGGGGCTAAATATTGGGTCTCTTAAAAATAAAAACTTGAGTCTTTTAGGAAAATGGTTGTGGAAATTTAAAACAGAAACTAATTCTTTTTGGGTCAAAATAATTTGTAGCATTGATGGTCCTAATGGCGGCTTGGATTTAGAGAATGATGCAATCCGTTCTCTTAAACCAAGTACGTGGCGTAACATTTTATTGGCAGGATACGAGATTGAAGAAAAAGGTGTGCAATTCAGAAATTCGTTGGTCAAATCAGTTGGTAATGGAAGATGCACCAGTTTTTGGGAAGACGATTGGCTCGGGGGTAATAAGTTGCGTCTTCTCTTCCCGAGGCTTTACCGATTGGAGCAGAACCAAGATGCTTGCGTAGCAGACAGAATACTTCTGTACACCGATACATGGAATGCGAATTGGCAACGGCAAAGAAACCCATCCGGGCGCACATGTGGTGAGTTATCTAGCTTGTCCAATCTATTAAATTTCTTCAATTTTAATTGTGGTAATATAGACCCTTGGATTTGGTCAATGTCGAGCAACGGAAAGTTCACTGTTAAAAAATTAGCGCCGACTTTGGATGAGGTGGTTTTATCGGGTAACAACAACTATGAAGAAACCATGCGAAATAATCTAATTCCAAAAAAATTGGAAATTTTTGTATGGCGTATAACACAAAAGAGATTGCCCGTTAGAATTGAACTAGATAAACGAGGGATTGACCTTCATACCGTGAGGTGCCCGCTTTGCGATGATGACTTAGAGACGGTGGAACATTCATTACTCTTTTGTAACAATGCTATGGAAGTTTGGAATCGGGTGTATAGTTGGTGGGGTCTCGGAAATATGAATAACTTGAGTATAAACGAAATCCTTCAAAGCAAAGCTTCATCAGCTAGCATGTCATGTTTTGGATCAAAAGTTTGGCAAGCCGTGGAGTGGGTGGCCGCATATTTCATTTGGAAGAATCGTAATAATATGGTGTTTCGTGGCAACAAATGGAATGGTGCAATTGCATTGAACGAGATTCAAATTAACTCGTTCGAATGGATCTCCAAAAGAGCACGTGGGAAGAATTTCGAGTGGTTATCATGGTTGAACGATCCGAGTGTCTATTTACGTAGTTAGATTTGAGGTGTTTTTTAGTTGGGCATTGCACCTTAGCAACCCACTTTGTAATATTCGTGTTGTTATGTAATTTTGTGTTGGAGGTTCTCGTTTTGATCCCTCTTGTTCGCTTTCTTTGTGATCTATAAAAGTtttcttgcctttcaaaaaaaaaaaaaaaaatacaaaatgttTGTAGCGGTTGACATTGGTGTTAGAAACCATATCACGTAAATCTTCTTATGAACATTTTATCGAACACCTTTCGTGCAACGGCATAATCACCATCAAACAGCTTCTTACCACACATGCATCAAATCCAACTAAGAGCAATATGCAATTTGGTGTTAGAAATATTCAAGAGAGTCCCTAGTCGGGTTGTCATTCTAGCTATATACGACTTTATTAGAGGTGTAATCGATTTAGAGTTTATGTATGAATCTATATTATTAGTTCTTTAATAAGCATGATTATGATTGTTAATCTTCGGATATATGGACAACCTGCAGGCATGCTTATGATAATCACGAAGGGTGGAAATGAAGAGGCAAACCAAATAAAAGATGATTTTTACATTCCCAAAGTTAGTTTTCATCTTGCATTTAACAATTAGTTTTGGGTCATGGGTTTTTGAGTTCGAGGCCAAAATATGGAAACTTTTGAGCAAAATACAACCTTGGACTATGGGGTTTTGGATTGAGGcgaaatatggaggtttttgggcaaaaattCAACGTAAAGAGTCCAACAATACAAAAGATGGAGGCTTTTGGGTCATTGAGTTTGAGTTGGGGGCAAAATAAAAAAGTCCAAAATCTTGAGCTTAAATATTCCAGATCCACTGGGGCAGTCGTCCCTGGGCCTACTCTACTACGCCCCTACACATTGTCACTGGTTAAGTTAAATTCTAGCATAATCAAAGTAAATGGTGGTGCAAGTGCTTTTGAACAGTAGTACAAGTTGATCATACTTCTTGAGAGGCAAAATAAAGATGTTTTATTTGTGACTGACaatttagggatggcaatggccacccgatccggtggatatccacccgcttcgtgatggatatggatgaatctaaatggatatggatatggatatagatgaacctaaatagatatggatatggatatggacatggatgaaaaattTCATTCATGGATTATCCATTACAATCCGAAATACATatgcaaatacataaatataaatatatgcttacatatttactattattacAAGTTCATTTCCTGTTCAACCATATAATGACATAACTATAAATTTTACAATAAATcacgtatatctaacaaaataaacttacagATTTCATATTTATCATTTCATCATCTATGTTTTGTAGTAAATTTAACACATTTTGTTATATTTTCGATAAAGATTACAAATTCTTATAGATAGATTTTAATTATCcatgttatatttttttttgctatactacgtttttattttaatcgcatatcagataatattataacatttttttaatatccattggatatccattaacccgcttaacccactggatatggatatggatggatgacctgaaactaaatggatatgaatatggatgaacaaaaactaaatgaatatgaatatggcataacccgatccatatccgatctatTGTCATCCTTAGTGACTGTACTAGGTACTTAGGTAAACATCTAGAAAAATAGATGGTGTTCAACGAATAACATTAAAGGTCATATAAGACTTTTTGGAGATCTGATCAGTAAAACAGTGGACTTAAATCAAAAAGGCCATCTTATAGAACAGATCTATTACACACCtctaaacaacaacaacaagaatacCCAATCCCATATGAATGGAGTATGGGGGAGTTGGGATGTAAACAattcttcctctatcctagaataaagagaaatcatttctccacctcgAGTTAAACACTCACAAGAGCAAAGAAAGTctcccctctctctattcgacgggtaaagagattgctttcgaggggacctccggccataaaaaaatgagaaaaaaaaaactaaaaaataaattaaattaaaaaaaaaaaaaagcatgaaataaatagataaatatataaaaaatagtaataataaaataaaataaaatatatattacaCACCTCTAACTTAtctagaaaaaaataaaataaaataaaaagcacGATAGAAGTAAAAGATAATGTAAATGAGGAACAATGAACCAAATCAAAATCACTAGTTTTAACCATGACCAACATTAAAGAAGTAAAGAACCGTGGATGACAAACATCCCACCATAAAGAAGTTGCCAGCATCAAAAGTAGGTAATTAACATGGCCTGGCTAAAGTTACAACTTACAAGCAACATATTTTGTCAATGGATTTAACAATAATGACATTCATAATGGATTACAACTACATAAATTCAAGTTAATACATGAGCGTAGACTATTTACATGACTCACTATTAAGAAACAATAGGTCAAATAATACAGAGAGAATTCTCATGATGAATACATTCACAACCTGACCTCTCACTTTTTGAGGAACTATGTTTCATCAGGCTTTGGCTCAAGTACAACAGGAATCTTCTCTACATGGTCACCACGCAGCACCTCAACAGTCACCTGACCATCAATATACAACTCATATTATAATCCCTTGATGGTTATCTTATCAAGTTAAACAACTAATCAAACTACTTAATTACAATGGACTACCAGAATCATCCATGATCATACTTTTTCAATACATAGAACTACGATTTTAAATGAAGTATAAGtgaaaaacatgaacttttaagaAAAATGTCAGACGAAATTAAATGGAAACTTACGGTTTCACCCACTTTACACTGATCAAGAATTCTGTACAGATCACTTCCGTTTACGACCTTTTTTCCATTAACTGATGTAATGATGTCACCCAATATGAGCCTTCCATATGTATCACGTTTCGTTGATAAAAGTCCCTGTAGATTCACTTGTTATAAGTTATTAGAGTCAAGTCACATACATAAACCACTAAGTGAGTAAAATAACATGACAATTGAAGTTTATACCGCTTTGCCAGCTGGACCGTTTGGAGGAGCATCTAAAACAAGCACTCCGCTGACTCCCAATTGCTCAACGGATTGATCGGGAGCAAATTTAATTC from Rutidosis leptorrhynchoides isolate AG116_Rl617_1_P2 chromosome 9, CSIRO_AGI_Rlap_v1, whole genome shotgun sequence harbors:
- the LOC139868607 gene encoding uncharacterized protein yields the protein MSWVKWDRVISSYEGGGLNIGSLKNKNLSLLGKWLWKFKTETNSFWVKIICSIDGPNGGLDLENDAIRSLKPSTWRNILLAGYEIEEKGVQFRNSLVKSVGNGRCTSFWEDDWLGGNKLRLLFPRLYRLEQNQDACVADRILLYTDTWNANWQRQRNPSGRTCGELSSLSNLLNFFNFNCGNIDPWIWSMSSNGKFTVKKLAPTLDEVVLSGNNNYEETMRNNLIPKKLEIFVWRITQKRLPVRIELDKRGIDLHTVRCPLCDDDLETVEHSLLFCNNAMEVWNRVYSWWGLGNMNNLSINEILQSKASSASMSCFGSKVWQAVEWVAAYFIWKNRNNMVFRGNKWNGAIALNEIQINSFEWISKRARGKNFEWLSWLNDPSVYLRS